TCCGCACGAATGGCTACAAGGACTGCACGCGGGCGCAACTGAGGCACACCGAAATCGCTAGCTTCCAGGACTTCCCACTCGCAGATTTCGTAGCCCATGCCAACGAAATCTTCCTCAAGCCCAGTTTCCGGCCTCTTCGCCCGACCGCCCGCAAGGCGCGCCTCAATGTAAGTCCGGTAGTCCACAAATTTTGCATCCTTGATGCCGCGGACGTTTTCAATCATCACCGCTTTAGGATGCAGCTCATCAACCAGTTCCAGCATCCGCGGGAAGAGGTCCCGCTCGTCGTCCTTACCCAGCTGCTTACCGGCGTGCGAGAAAGGAGGGCAGGGCACACCCCCCGCTAGAAGGTCGAGGTCACCGCGCCGCAACTGCCTTCCCAGGAATTTTACCGGCTTATGCAGGCCAGACCCAGGATGCATCTCCGACGGAATGGGGCGGAAGTTATTGACATCATCAGAAATGACATCACAGAACCGCTGTTCCCAGCTCCAGTTCTGCCGGTGCTCAACATTCCATTCCAGCGTCTTCACGGCATACTTGTCGATCTCCACGAGTGCGAGATGCTTGAAACCTGCCTGGTGGAGGCCGATGGCCTGTCCGCCGGCCCCTGCGCAGATCTCGATGGAGGTCAGCGGACGATCTTTAGGGGCCACAGGGCGCCTCCTGGTGCGACTGATACAGACACGCAAGTGTCGCATCCGCCAGTGACACCAGGAGTCCCCCTAGGCGAGCCCCGCCCCTTGCGACCCGTTCAGCTCTCCATCAGGTCCCGCAGGTCGTTCTTCATCTTGTCCCTGAGTACAGCAGGCAGCTGCCTGTACATGCCCCAGGCGCGGTCTACGGGCCGGAGAGGCCGAGCGTCAGCCCCCATCCACTCCAGCAGCTCACGCTTCTGCGCGAGGGGCAGCGCCGTGACCCGGGTCCACACCTGGCCAGCGTCCATCTGCACCCCGGTCAAGTTCTTGACCAGCTCGTTACACCGCGCGCACTCGGTGAGGAGATCCTCAGCCGCTGCGGCGCTTCCCGAAGCGTGCGGATTCACATGCCCGAGCGTGAGCCGGGCCGCGGAACCCGGCTCGCCCGGATACGCCTCGGCCGCACCGACCCCGCAACGCCGGCATCGGTGGAGATCCCGCTCAAGAACGAACCGTCTCGTCTTCGCACTGATCTGGCGCAGCCCAGCCGCCCGGTGTTCCTTCTCCCAGACCGGCGCCCCGATCTCCTCAAGAAAGAGCTGCTCGGGCTGGAGGCTGGGCTTGTCAAGATTCGTCCTGATCACCCAGCCAGCGGGACGAAGATCGCGCATCCTTCGGTCGACCTGTTCGGCGCCAGTGATCGCGGCACGCAGCGCCGCTTTCGAGAAGACGTTCCCGACGCCCACTTCGTCCCGCAGCCAGAGCGCGACGCGGACCCTGGCCCCAAGTGACCCGTCACGCCAGTCCAAACCATCAGATGCCACGTACTACCTCCACATAATTCGAACGCAAGAGCGAAGCATGACCCTTTCGAGTGACGAGGCTACCTTGCCGCCACTTGCCGCGGCAAGTGGCGGCAAGCTCACCTTGAGCGGGGCACCGCTCCACCCGGAGATCGGAACCACATGACCACGAGGACCGCTGGCCAGGGTCTGCCGCCCGCCGCGGCCGGTTGCGTCGAGATCTGCGCCGGAGTTCGCCAGCGCGGTGGCGCCTCGCTGGTGCCGTCACCGGGCAGCGACGGCATCGACATGCCTCAGCAGCGCTCGGACGTCCGCCATGTCCATCCCCCCAGCCACCGGAGCCTCCTCCTGGAGGTCAGCGAGCTGCTGGACCGACGGATCGTCCAGAATCCTGCCCATGAACTCCAGTTTCTGTTCGAGGCGCAGAGCGACGACCTCGTCCACCGTTCCGCGCGAAGCCAGCACCGTGACGTTGGTCTCCGTGCCTGGTGCGAGCCCGAGCCGGTGGATACGGTCCAGGCTTTGCAGGAATCGGCCCGCCATGAAGTCCCGGTCCACGTAGACAGCGTCATGGCAGACATGATGAAGACTGATTCCCTCCCCCAGGGTTGCCGGGTTGGACAGCAGCACCGAGCAGTCAGGATCCTCACGGAAACGGCGGATCTCCTCCGCCCGGTCGGGGGTTCCCCCGTGGACCACGGCTGGCTGGTAGCCCGCGAACATCCGCTCCATGGTGCTGAGGCTGCGCACGAACGTCGTCCAGACCAGCGTCTTCCGCCCCTGCTCAGCATTGGCCGCGACGATGCTGAGCGCCTCCTGGTACTTCGGGGACAACTCGTAGCTGGGAAGGTCTCTCATCAACGCATAGAGGGAGTCCCCGTGCGGCACATCCAGCGGGGGTACCTGATAGGTCAGCGGTTCGTAGCGGCTGGTGCCCTCAGCGAGCAGCGCGGGGCTCGTCGCCGCCATCAGAAGCCGCAGCATGGCCTTGCCCAGGGCGTCGAAGTCATCACGCGCCGCTTCGGCGCGAGCTGTGTACCGCCCTACAAGTGCGTCGTAGATCTCCTGATGCAGGCTGGGCATGTCGACGTACCGAATCTTCGGGTCGAAGGGCGGCAGGCCGAGTTCCGCTTTGGTGGTGCGTGTGAACAACGGGCGCAGCACTTGGCTCGCGTAGGCCAGATCGCCGCCGGCCACAGCGCCTGTGACGACGCGGCGGCCGTGCCCAGGCCAGACGAACGAGAGCAGGTTCTCCAGATCCCGGGCACCGTTGGGCGCCGGCGTACCCGTCAGGATGAGGCGGCGCCGGCTCAGCGGGCCGAGCGCCATGCACGCGGATCCGTAGATGCCCCGCGTTCCCAGCTTCATGCGATGCGCCTCGTCCAGGATCACCATGGACGGCGCTGCTCTCAGCCAGGAGGCCAGCGCCGCCAGCGAACGGTCGAGCC
The nucleotide sequence above comes from Streptomyces sp. NBC_01116. Encoded proteins:
- a CDS encoding HNH endonuclease, which encodes MASDGLDWRDGSLGARVRVALWLRDEVGVGNVFSKAALRAAITGAEQVDRRMRDLRPAGWVIRTNLDKPSLQPEQLFLEEIGAPVWEKEHRAAGLRQISAKTRRFVLERDLHRCRRCGVGAAEAYPGEPGSAARLTLGHVNPHASGSAAAAEDLLTECARCNELVKNLTGVQMDAGQVWTRVTALPLAQKRELLEWMGADARPLRPVDRAWGMYRQLPAVLRDKMKNDLRDLMES
- a CDS encoding DNA cytosine methyltransferase, whose translation is MAPKDRPLTSIEICAGAGGQAIGLHQAGFKHLALVEIDKYAVKTLEWNVEHRQNWSWEQRFCDVISDDVNNFRPIPSEMHPGSGLHKPVKFLGRQLRRGDLDLLAGGVPCPPFSHAGKQLGKDDERDLFPRMLELVDELHPKAVMIENVRGIKDAKFVDYRTYIEARLAGGRAKRPETGLEEDFVGMGYEICEWEVLEASDFGVPQLRPRAVLVAIRADVLGDIKFVWPTPAGGVYSVFDALEMSMKERYKPYISMGGEIGEIASGCLNRWVREASKAALEKKDGGIAPTLVGGSKKHGGADLGPSRAKAAWKTLGVSGMGVANNHEQGEKKKSQGRDLFGPGGPMLTVEQAAIIQGFPEEWEFTGGKTAQYRQIGNAFPPPVAAAVGKAIADVLRAADERDARNGEPQQKPLPGQVVPALADSADDRQGASV
- a CDS encoding DEAD/DEAH box helicase, which produces MTGQAEPSLRIAFDVTRTRAVLRAREGRQSDLAQLASRFPGGGQRGPLSAEIELEAFLVGLGELGTWPSPEDVEWDDELAQLVGGVLDDADAAQQQLEGTSGGSHQTITHEEIPALLGAAWAAPLTDFQQRDIARLLSLRHGANFSVPGAGKTRVGLAVFAAMRERGEAFRLLVVSPKSAYESWEFENSICFTEPLRFGVMGSSPDATAEIMVINYERLDRSLAALASWLRAAPSMVILDEAHRMKLGTRGIYGSACMALGPLSRRRLILTGTPAPNGARDLENLLSFVWPGHGRRVVTGAVAGGDLAYASQVLRPLFTRTTKAELGLPPFDPKIRYVDMPSLHQEIYDALVGRYTARAEAARDDFDALGKAMLRLLMAATSPALLAEGTSRYEPLTYQVPPLDVPHGDSLYALMRDLPSYELSPKYQEALSIVAANAEQGRKTLVWTTFVRSLSTMERMFAGYQPAVVHGGTPDRAEEIRRFREDPDCSVLLSNPATLGEGISLHHVCHDAVYVDRDFMAGRFLQSLDRIHRLGLAPGTETNVTVLASRGTVDEVVALRLEQKLEFMGRILDDPSVQQLADLQEEAPVAGGMDMADVRALLRHVDAVAAR